A single Pseudodesulfovibrio aespoeensis Aspo-2 DNA region contains:
- a CDS encoding DUF2924 domain-containing protein, with the protein MNELHNAATGGKNQDRTRNSVLRQMALLQSMSLEQLREKWLDLYGEEPPQYKKQFLIKRLAYRIQELFYGGLSEQAKVHLQQDAKEDPVATVNRRIPEERKSNEAILPGTRLVRVWNDRRYEVTVLADGYEFEGRTFRSLSAVAREITGTRWNGKVFFGLKKVYGRKAEGGSDA; encoded by the coding sequence ATGAATGAGTTACACAACGCCGCCACGGGCGGCAAGAATCAGGACCGAACCCGAAACTCAGTCCTTCGGCAGATGGCTCTGCTGCAATCCATGTCCCTGGAGCAGCTCCGGGAAAAATGGCTCGATCTCTACGGAGAAGAGCCGCCCCAGTACAAAAAGCAATTCCTCATCAAGCGGCTGGCTTATCGCATCCAGGAGCTTTTCTACGGCGGGCTGTCCGAGCAGGCCAAGGTCCATCTTCAGCAGGACGCCAAGGAGGACCCGGTCGCCACTGTCAATCGACGCATCCCAGAAGAGCGGAAATCGAACGAGGCCATCCTGCCCGGGACCAGACTGGTGCGGGTCTGGAACGACCGGCGATATGAGGTGACCGTCCTTGCCGATGGCTACGAGTTCGAAGGCCGCACCTTCCGGTCGCTCAGCGCGGTGGCCAGGGAGATCACCGGGACGCGCTGGAACGGCAAGGTCTTTTTCGGGCTGAAGAAGGTTTACGGCAGAAAAGCCGAGGGAGGTTCAGATGCTTGA
- a CDS encoding LexA family protein → MGKKKVSEITDPQANTLRVICQIIDEKGLPPTVKELSEVLGISHASAHEQIAQLVRKGYLKKEARKARSIVVIRRPE, encoded by the coding sequence ATGGGAAAGAAAAAGGTATCGGAAATAACCGACCCACAAGCAAACACGCTGAGGGTCATTTGCCAAATCATCGATGAAAAGGGGTTGCCGCCAACGGTGAAAGAATTGTCGGAAGTCCTTGGTATCAGCCACGCGAGCGCCCACGAGCAGATCGCTCAACTGGTACGGAAAGGCTATCTGAAGAAAGAAGCTCGTAAGGCCCGAAGCATCGTCGTCATCAGGAGGCCCGAATAA
- a CDS encoding 7-cyano-7-deazaguanine synthase, with the protein MQDKRYIICGNAPTDGIEENPDRDLRLRLWGKDGLDKITLRIEDIHKKMSKDVPDSFQDLLEIATYVYSADQAIPRGADDVDSFGHGWRRDLHFIIPVRKPDFWNGDDIHQALRSTLGFLSDDNYHFEFVKLKEAQAFQGYLKFDDDGRLFGYPEQVVMFSGGLDSLAGAIDEVLNEKHKVVLVTHKSTPKLNTRHRRLEKMIADKAGENAPLHIGVRVNKNKGLNYEYTQRSRSFLYVSIGATIAKMLNLKSVRFYENGVISLNLPVCAQVVGGRATRTTHPRVIRGFQEIISLVAGEPFTIENPYIWKTKAGVIEVITKAGCQDMIAASTTCTHTWEMTNHHTHCGTCSQCIDRRFAMIAAKADQHDPVEAYKADIFTQSRSKDEDKIMAAAYLERANQVRDQDDITQFIARFSEVSRVFRYLNGNPGSVAQKVYDLYKRHAKEVCDAMDTMVGRNITAIRQRTLPGDCLLRTVYESGSVISVPAIPVEQKQPDNYFRKRGGVWAARFNGNAEVLVTGVDKGAEYINFLLARPNKETSVYEIVCGFAIDSCNAVLNSNETDEGFQVTQGVPLGDTGFVADRKAVEQYRETAHELLREIEEARAENNDAEIQRLENEMTQITAAINEAVGLGGKLRKSNDKRKNIRDAFRSAVNRAITYLDKYDKPLAAHLKESIKCGNEPVYRTEEEIVWEVRPIVNE; encoded by the coding sequence ATGCAAGATAAACGATATATCATCTGTGGGAACGCACCGACCGATGGGATTGAAGAAAATCCTGACCGTGATCTGCGCCTGCGCCTTTGGGGCAAGGATGGGCTGGACAAGATCACCCTACGCATTGAAGACATCCACAAAAAGATGAGCAAGGACGTGCCTGATTCTTTCCAGGACCTGCTCGAAATCGCCACCTACGTTTACAGTGCCGATCAGGCCATCCCACGAGGGGCCGACGACGTCGATTCTTTTGGCCATGGCTGGCGCAGGGATCTGCACTTCATCATCCCGGTGCGGAAGCCAGATTTTTGGAACGGAGACGATATCCACCAGGCGCTGCGCTCCACGCTTGGTTTCTTGTCTGACGACAACTATCACTTCGAGTTCGTCAAACTGAAAGAGGCTCAGGCATTCCAGGGATATCTGAAATTTGATGATGACGGACGGCTCTTCGGCTATCCGGAACAGGTAGTGATGTTTTCAGGTGGGCTGGACTCGCTGGCGGGAGCCATCGATGAAGTTCTAAATGAAAAACACAAGGTCGTCCTTGTTACCCACAAGTCGACACCGAAGCTCAACACGCGCCACCGGCGACTGGAAAAGATGATTGCCGACAAGGCTGGGGAAAATGCCCCGCTACACATCGGCGTCCGGGTCAACAAGAACAAGGGGCTGAACTACGAGTACACCCAGCGCAGCCGATCTTTCCTCTATGTGTCTATCGGGGCGACCATCGCAAAAATGCTCAATCTGAAAAGCGTCCGTTTTTACGAAAACGGGGTCATCAGTTTGAATCTGCCGGTCTGCGCTCAGGTAGTCGGAGGCCGGGCAACACGCACCACCCACCCCAGGGTGATCCGAGGCTTTCAGGAAATCATCAGCCTGGTGGCTGGCGAACCGTTCACGATTGAGAATCCCTACATCTGGAAAACCAAGGCCGGTGTTATCGAGGTGATCACCAAGGCCGGATGCCAGGACATGATCGCGGCATCGACCACCTGCACCCATACCTGGGAGATGACCAATCACCATACGCATTGCGGAACGTGTTCGCAGTGCATCGACAGGCGTTTTGCCATGATTGCGGCAAAAGCGGATCAGCATGACCCCGTGGAAGCCTATAAGGCCGATATCTTCACCCAAAGTCGAAGCAAGGACGAGGACAAGATCATGGCTGCCGCGTACCTGGAGCGAGCCAACCAGGTCCGTGACCAGGATGACATCACCCAGTTTATCGCTCGATTCAGCGAGGTAAGTCGGGTCTTCCGCTACTTGAATGGGAACCCCGGAAGCGTGGCCCAAAAGGTCTATGACCTTTACAAGCGCCACGCCAAGGAGGTCTGCGATGCTATGGACACCATGGTTGGCCGTAACATCACCGCCATCCGCCAACGCACCTTGCCGGGAGACTGCCTGCTCAGGACGGTCTATGAATCGGGATCGGTGATCTCTGTCCCAGCTATTCCGGTCGAGCAGAAGCAGCCGGACAACTACTTCAGGAAGCGCGGGGGTGTCTGGGCCGCACGCTTTAACGGCAACGCCGAGGTGCTTGTGACGGGTGTCGACAAAGGAGCCGAGTACATCAACTTCCTCCTGGCGAGGCCTAACAAGGAAACCTCGGTCTACGAGATCGTCTGCGGGTTTGCCATCGATAGCTGCAACGCGGTCCTGAACTCCAATGAGACCGACGAAGGTTTTCAGGTCACCCAGGGGGTTCCGTTGGGTGATACCGGCTTCGTTGCCGATCGCAAGGCCGTCGAGCAATACCGGGAGACGGCTCACGAGCTTCTTCGAGAAATTGAAGAAGCCCGGGCAGAAAACAACGATGCCGAAATCCAGCGGCTTGAGAACGAAATGACCCAGATCACCGCCGCAATCAACGAGGCGGTTGGTCTGGGTGGCAAACTCCGGAAATCCAACGACAAGCGGAAGAACATCCGCGACGCCTTCCGGAGTGCCGTGAACCGGGCCATCACGTATCTGGACAAGTATGACAAGCCGCTGGCCGCCCACCTGAAGGAGTCCATCAAGTGCGGCAACGAACCGGTCTACCGGACCGAAGAGGAGATCGTTTGGGAGGTCCGCCCGATAGTCAACGAATGA
- a CDS encoding sigma-70 family RNA polymerase sigma factor, whose amino-acid sequence MVSQNSYDGIDKYAADLIRHKARQLVGKAGFTEDDRPDLEQELMIDLLQRMRHFNPAKAKKTTFMARIVERHISTILEARFAQCRDWRLCQTSLNEPLDNGEGDTTERIDFLDSEGSLGGGTRETRERLAHEIRMDLDRAIALLPEELRDLCVRLHDSTMAEVAREMGIPRTTLYDRLSKLRDAFREAGLEDYL is encoded by the coding sequence ATGGTTTCACAGAATTCTTACGACGGCATCGACAAGTATGCCGCCGACCTCATTCGGCACAAAGCACGTCAACTCGTAGGCAAGGCCGGATTCACCGAGGACGACAGACCCGACCTCGAACAGGAACTGATGATCGATCTGCTGCAGCGGATGCGGCATTTCAATCCAGCCAAAGCCAAGAAGACCACCTTCATGGCCCGAATCGTCGAACGTCACATCTCCACCATCCTGGAGGCCCGTTTCGCCCAATGCCGGGACTGGCGGCTCTGCCAAACCTCACTCAACGAACCCCTCGACAACGGCGAAGGCGACACCACCGAACGGATCGACTTCCTGGACAGCGAGGGCTCCCTGGGAGGCGGCACCCGCGAAACAAGGGAGCGTCTCGCCCATGAGATCCGCATGGATCTCGACCGAGCCATCGCCTTGTTGCCGGAAGAGCTCCGGGATCTGTGCGTGCGCCTGCACGACAGCACCATGGCCGAAGTCGCCCGGGAGATGGGCATTCCCAGAACCACCCTCTACGACCGGCTGAGCAAGCTCCGGGACGCGTTCCGCGAGGCCGGGCTCGAGGACTACCTGTGA
- a CDS encoding PD-(D/E)XK nuclease family protein yields the protein MSELMTTTYSMWRLFRNCRMACKWRYIDELVPLERDPNLAFGSVIHDCLECWHGERNLAKVLDHIDRTYPNRAQDDHQQADWHLARAMMSAYAEHYPAEEFEVVALEKTFEGPIVNPATGATSRSFIIAGKVDGIVRQDGQYFLLEHKTASQIDASYLERLWTDFQIILYAWYLEQTLGITVSGIIYNVLVKAKLRQGKGETEAEFEARRAELIAKSKTGKSSAKRKLPEDDDTFQQRLQEKYLEPGMFHREVLYISRDQFEELRAELWELSKAMLDARRRDTFYRNTSYCFQYGRPCAYFRLCRSGGNPNVIENHFQRIAPHEELRDGAGEDAAPVF from the coding sequence ATGAGCGAGCTGATGACCACCACCTATTCCATGTGGCGGCTATTCCGCAACTGCCGCATGGCCTGCAAATGGCGCTACATCGATGAGCTGGTGCCGCTCGAGCGCGATCCCAATCTGGCCTTCGGCTCGGTCATTCACGATTGCCTGGAGTGCTGGCACGGCGAGCGGAATCTGGCCAAGGTCCTCGACCACATCGACCGGACCTATCCGAACCGGGCGCAGGACGACCATCAACAGGCCGACTGGCATCTCGCCCGGGCCATGATGAGCGCCTATGCGGAACACTACCCGGCCGAAGAGTTCGAGGTCGTCGCGCTCGAGAAAACCTTCGAAGGTCCCATCGTCAACCCGGCGACCGGGGCGACCTCGCGCAGTTTCATTATCGCCGGGAAGGTGGACGGCATCGTCCGTCAGGATGGCCAGTATTTCCTACTGGAACACAAAACCGCCTCGCAGATCGACGCCAGCTACCTGGAGCGGCTGTGGACCGATTTCCAGATCATCCTCTACGCCTGGTACCTGGAGCAGACCCTCGGCATCACGGTCAGCGGCATCATCTACAACGTCCTGGTCAAGGCCAAGCTGCGCCAGGGCAAGGGTGAGACCGAAGCCGAGTTCGAGGCCCGCCGGGCGGAGCTGATCGCCAAGTCGAAAACCGGCAAGAGCAGCGCCAAGCGCAAGCTGCCGGAGGACGACGACACCTTCCAGCAACGGCTCCAGGAGAAGTACCTCGAGCCGGGAATGTTCCATCGCGAGGTGCTCTACATCTCCCGCGACCAGTTCGAGGAACTGCGGGCGGAGCTGTGGGAACTCTCCAAGGCCATGCTCGACGCCCGTCGGCGCGACACCTTCTACCGCAACACCAGCTACTGCTTCCAGTACGGAAGGCCCTGCGCCTACTTCCGGCTCTGCCGCTCGGGCGGCAACCCCAACGTCATTGAAAACCATTTCCAACGGATCGCCCCGCACGAAGAGCTGCGGGACGGAGCCGGTGAAGACGCCGCTCCGGTGTTTTGA
- a CDS encoding ATP-binding protein produces the protein MLPKTKSKPKHTLSDLTALVYGPSKIGKSTWCSKADDALFLATEPGLNALEVFQTPITCWDDLLQACAEIAEGKHEFKTIVVDTVDNAYKMCSDYVCKKFKIEHESDLGYGKGYALINNEFQRVINKLAFLPYGLILISHSQERDIETRTGKHTRIVPTLPEKARKLVTGLVDLILFCDLDMKTGEDGKPVWQRVMRTKPSPNYDAGDRTGRLPEVIPLDFPSFMKAFNNTAAGAAASAARPKPEPTVSAAAKPQQ, from the coding sequence ATGCTTCCCAAGACCAAAAGCAAACCCAAACACACGCTCTCGGACCTCACCGCCCTGGTGTACGGCCCGAGCAAGATCGGCAAGAGCACCTGGTGCTCCAAGGCCGATGACGCACTGTTCCTGGCGACCGAGCCGGGCCTGAACGCCCTGGAGGTGTTCCAGACCCCGATCACCTGCTGGGACGACCTTCTGCAGGCCTGCGCCGAAATCGCCGAGGGCAAGCACGAATTCAAGACCATCGTCGTCGACACGGTGGATAACGCCTACAAGATGTGCTCGGACTACGTCTGCAAGAAATTCAAGATCGAGCACGAATCCGACCTGGGCTACGGCAAGGGCTACGCGCTGATCAACAACGAGTTCCAGCGCGTCATCAACAAGCTCGCGTTCCTGCCCTACGGGCTGATCCTGATTTCCCACTCCCAGGAGCGGGACATCGAGACCCGGACCGGCAAACACACCCGCATCGTGCCGACGCTGCCGGAAAAGGCGCGAAAGCTGGTCACCGGTCTGGTGGACCTGATCCTGTTCTGCGACCTGGACATGAAAACCGGCGAGGACGGCAAGCCGGTCTGGCAACGCGTGATGCGCACCAAGCCCAGTCCCAACTACGACGCCGGTGACCGCACCGGCCGACTCCCCGAAGTCATCCCACTCGATTTTCCGAGCTTCATGAAAGCGTTCAACAACACGGCAGCCGGAGCTGCGGCGAGTGCCGCCCGGCCGAAGCCGGAGCCGACCGTGAGTGCGGCGGCGAAACCCCAACAGTAA
- a CDS encoding DUF669 domain-containing protein, with product MEHYENQSNSSLDLAQFDDAFETAEVEEREFEAVPDGKYQVNVDRVELTRAQTSGNPMLKWTLRILAPTHKGRLLWRNNVMASNENIKWLKQDLYTCGLQLQKLSDLPGHLEQLLNIKLEVTKRTRGENENIYFNRRIVMADDAGAPGAAMDDMIPF from the coding sequence ATGGAACACTACGAGAACCAATCCAACAGCAGCCTCGATCTGGCGCAGTTCGACGACGCCTTCGAAACCGCCGAAGTCGAGGAACGTGAGTTCGAGGCCGTCCCCGACGGTAAATACCAGGTCAACGTCGACCGGGTCGAACTGACCCGCGCCCAGACTTCCGGCAATCCCATGCTCAAGTGGACCCTGCGCATTCTCGCGCCGACCCACAAGGGCCGTCTGCTCTGGCGCAACAACGTCATGGCCAGCAACGAGAACATCAAGTGGCTCAAGCAGGACCTCTACACCTGCGGGCTGCAGCTTCAGAAGCTCTCCGACCTGCCGGGCCACCTCGAGCAGCTTCTCAACATCAAGCTGGAGGTGACCAAGCGCACTCGCGGTGAAAACGAGAACATCTACTTCAACCGTCGCATTGTCATGGCCGACGATGCCGGGGCTCCCGGTGCGGCGATGGACGACATGATCCCGTTCTGA
- a CDS encoding ERCC4 domain-containing protein: protein MMDRITVVVDTREQEPYSFDTDKVSTVRKALLAGDYSLVGLEERVAVERKSLTDFVSTVIRGRKRFHRELEKLSAYESACVVVECNFRDLVDGRYRSDAHPHALIGTVASIVVDFGVPVYFCSDRQAACRFVEEYLTRFHRRIARCQKEMRVTRRDSGEE from the coding sequence ATGATGGACCGGATCACCGTTGTCGTCGATACACGCGAACAGGAGCCCTACAGCTTCGATACAGACAAGGTTTCGACGGTTCGCAAGGCGCTGCTCGCCGGTGATTACTCACTGGTCGGCCTCGAGGAACGGGTGGCGGTGGAGCGCAAATCCCTGACGGATTTTGTCTCCACCGTCATCCGGGGGCGAAAGCGGTTCCACCGCGAACTGGAAAAGCTCTCCGCCTACGAATCCGCCTGTGTGGTTGTCGAATGCAACTTTCGCGATCTGGTCGATGGCCGCTACCGCAGCGATGCCCACCCGCACGCGCTGATCGGAACGGTCGCCTCCATCGTCGTCGACTTCGGTGTCCCCGTCTACTTCTGCTCGGACCGGCAGGCCGCCTGCCGTTTTGTCGAGGAGTACCTGACACGTTTTCACCGGAGGATCGCGAGATGCCAAAAAGAAATGAGAGTAACCCGGCGCGACTCCGGGGAAGAATAG